A genomic window from Clostridium aceticum includes:
- a CDS encoding cobyrinate a,c-diamide synthase: protein MKTFSGFLLAGTQSGVGKTTISTGIMGALKKRGLSVKPFKVGPDYIDPQFHHYVTGNPSRNLDGYMLEEETLKALFYKNLAATDIAVVEGVMGLYDGRGIEKDQGSSAHIAKILNLPVILVINGSGMSSSAAAMVLGYKMYDRDVDIKGIIINNVSGEKHYSILKEVIERDTDTKCIGYLNKNVNIELKSRHLGLIPCGEVPELQKKVDEVVEMVEETIDIEALLGLATPMEAVKAPEKNLDKNLTIAYPYDDAFNFYYQDNLDLLRELGCNLVSFSPLKDRYLPEKIHGIYMGGGFPEVFAKELEDNHSIRQAIYKKAQEGLPIYAECGGFMYLSKGIQTFEGSYHEMVGIFDTAAEMTKRLQRFGYCEVTTREDSKFFKNSFTIKAHEFHRAVVKGEEDHYIYDVKKTKDNKVIDRWNCGQEKYNCIGAFPHIHFYSNPCFVESFIERCQVYKKMME from the coding sequence ATGAAGACCTTTAGCGGTTTTTTATTAGCAGGAACCCAAAGTGGTGTAGGAAAAACCACAATTTCTACGGGAATTATGGGGGCACTTAAGAAAAGAGGATTATCGGTAAAACCCTTTAAGGTAGGCCCTGACTATATAGACCCACAATTTCATCATTATGTTACAGGAAATCCTTCTAGAAACTTGGATGGCTATATGCTGGAAGAGGAAACCCTTAAAGCTTTATTTTATAAAAATCTTGCGGCCACGGATATAGCTGTAGTAGAAGGTGTAATGGGACTTTATGACGGTAGGGGCATAGAAAAAGATCAAGGAAGCTCTGCTCATATAGCAAAGATTTTAAATCTTCCTGTAATTTTAGTTATAAACGGCAGTGGAATGTCCTCAAGTGCTGCAGCGATGGTATTGGGCTATAAAATGTACGATAGAGATGTGGATATAAAAGGTATTATCATTAACAATGTTTCTGGAGAAAAGCATTATTCTATTTTAAAAGAAGTTATAGAAAGAGATACCGATACAAAGTGCATTGGCTACTTAAACAAAAATGTAAACATTGAGCTAAAAAGCAGGCATTTAGGTTTGATCCCTTGTGGAGAGGTGCCGGAGCTTCAGAAAAAGGTAGATGAAGTGGTGGAGATGGTGGAGGAAACCATTGACATAGAGGCTCTTTTAGGATTGGCAACGCCTATGGAGGCAGTTAAAGCTCCTGAAAAAAACTTAGACAAAAATTTAACAATTGCCTATCCCTATGATGATGCTTTTAATTTCTACTATCAAGATAACTTGGATTTATTAAGAGAGTTAGGTTGCAATTTAGTTTCCTTCAGTCCTTTAAAGGATCGATATTTACCGGAAAAGATTCATGGTATTTATATGGGAGGAGGATTCCCAGAGGTTTTTGCAAAGGAACTAGAAGACAATCACAGTATTCGGCAGGCGATTTATAAAAAGGCACAAGAGGGACTTCCGATTTATGCTGAATGTGGAGGCTTCATGTATTTATCTAAAGGGATTCAAACTTTTGAAGGAAGCTACCATGAAATGGTAGGTATTTTTGATACAGCAGCGGAAATGACAAAAAGACTACAACGTTTTGGCTATTGTGAAGTAACAACGAGGGAAGATAGCAAATTTTTTAAGAATTCTTTTACAATAAAAGCCCATGAGTTCCATCGAGCTGTTGTAAAGGGAGAGGAAGATCATTATATTTACGATGTAAAAAAAACAAAAGACAATAAGGTCATAGATCGCTGGAACTGTGGGCAGGAAAAGTACAATTGTATAGGGGCTTTTCCCCATATACACTTTTATAGTAATCCTTGTTTCGTAGAGAGTTTTATAGAAAGGTGTCAGGTTTATAAAAAAATGATGGAATAG